Part of the Dioscorea cayenensis subsp. rotundata cultivar TDr96_F1 unplaced genomic scaffold, TDr96_F1_v2_PseudoChromosome.rev07_lg8_w22 25.fasta BLBR01002153.1, whole genome shotgun sequence genome, TATTTACTAATGGTGGCCCCGACCccctcttttatatatatatataagtttattatttattatttttttaattgattcaCGTGAGTATCATGCCCCTTTTTTTTATGGGTATCGAATTCATCGATATTGAATTCAAGTCGGGCATGGATTGCACACCAAATAAAGGTTCCAAATATTGAAGACAACAAGCTTCCAACCAGCACAATAGAGTTCTAATAATAACTTCTGATAATCAACACATTGAGCGCGGTGCTTAGTATTTCCGCATGGCAAGAAACATTCTAGTTTTAAACATCTCCTTACTGATCgaaaacaaagatgatgatGCATAAGGCAGAGGGTTGCATGAAAAGTGCTTGCACACTTGTTCATCTGATCGGTGTTTTCCATCGCTGGCTGCTGACACAGAACTATCCCTGCGTCTTCTATTAGGTTCACTTGCATAAGGTAAGCGAGATCTCTCCCGCCGACCCCTTGAATGAGAACGGGAACGAGGCCGGCCTCTATCCCGAGGTCGATAAGGTGAGTAGCTCCGTGAGCGTCTATGACCACGACCTCTCACTTCTCTTGCACCGCGATATTTTCCAATGGTCGGCGTCCTTCCATAGCTTCTTTTTGCCTTTTCAACCTTGATCAGACGGCCTTCCAGTACAGAACGGTTCAAGTACTTGGCACAGCGGTCTGCATCCTTCATGGTCTCCATCGTAACAAAGCCAAATCCACGAGATTCCCTTGTGCGAGGATCTACAACGGCATGACACTAAAAAACCTTCCTTTCCTTGCTAAAGTACTTCTCAAGGTCATTGCTAGTAACTCTTGTCGACAAGCTTGTGACGTACAAGTTGTTTCCAGGATTCCGGGTGCCATCAACATCTTGACTCCTAGAACGGCTCCTGACTCTCGACCTCGATGATGACTGTGATCGACTGCGTCTTTTCGGCGGAGGTGTGATGGATCGAGAAGTATACCCAACATCCTTTGTTTGCGACATCTTTAGTTAGGGATTGAAGAGAAACCCTAGAAGCATGGGAGTCTCCGATGCCGAAGCtgatctgttttttttttgaaatctcATGACAGAGATCTAGTGACTTttagcttttctttttcatctcaCGGAGCAGTAGTGGCAGCAACGGCGAACAAGCGATGATGGCCAGCGGCGAGAAGAAGATAATGTGAAGCTTCGATCatggttggcggcattatttgACCCATTCAACCATGACGATGGCTTCCTCGGCCGGGTCATGGCGGGAATCGGTGGCGGGCATTGAGCGCCAGATGCTCGGTCATGGTTGGTGGCATTATCTCAGCCCACTCAACCATGACGGCTACCTTTGGTAGGCTAAGAGAAATGATCCGTGGGCCATctccctttatatatatatatatatatttatttattttatatgaataatcaagagagagaagagaaccttttttttaatccttctccctctataatttttttcttgctgaattctttttttaaaactcctctttttctttttcttcttctcttcttcttccttttaaaACCCTCTCATCCTTATCATAATCTCCAAATTCTCCCCGCAAGATCACAACGAGCAGAtcagatttaaatttaaatttaaatttaataataatttttattatttttttaattaaattttttaaatttattttattttaattaattagtattattatttattttatttttattttattattttattattttattatttttattttatttatttatttatttattttatctatttattttttatattattatctttttccctatttttatattattatctttttatatttacatatatatattatttttttatttcaaaattcaatatttttatcattcatttttttagttgGTCCTTTTTCACTAATAATCTAATAGATAggatttaatttatcattattattattatatgtttttctttttcatatgtttattttatatatataatttttatatgtttatatatatatatatatatatatatatatatatatattcttaatttcaaattcaaatgtttttaattCGCGCCATCCTACCCCGTATCATAACCTCTTAACTAAATTAGACGAAAGtgataagatttaattaaattttaattaattttaatatatatttttttaaaattaattttttttaatatatattttttattaacttaattaatttattatttatttatttattttattttattaaataaaaatctaatctgcctcgagatatgtgtttggGCGCCTAGGGATTTGCATTTTGTcaaatcgcctcgagatccgttcTCATGTCtcataaaatttaggattgcctcgagatgtgtgtttgagctatcctaagatttgagattgcctcgagatagggGTTCTCATGGGTAATCTTGTAaatt contains:
- the LOC120257474 gene encoding serine/arginine-rich splicing factor SR45a-like, encoding METMKDADRCAKYLNRSVLEGRLIKVEKAKRSYGRTPTIGKYRGAREVRGRGHRRSRSYSPYRPRDRGRPRSRSHSRGRRERSRLPYASEPNRRRRDSSVSAASDGKHRSDEQ